A single region of the Novosphingobium sp. SL115 genome encodes:
- a CDS encoding YdcH family protein produces MESMHISALQTKHAGLERQIQMEMARPLPDDTLVASLKRKKLKIKEELSRLH; encoded by the coding sequence ATGGAATCGATGCACATCAGCGCTCTCCAGACAAAGCATGCCGGCCTGGAACGGCAAATTCAGATGGAAATGGCCCGTCCGCTCCCGGATGATACGCTGGTGGCCTCGCTCAAGCGAAAGAAGCTAAAGATCAAGGAAGAGCTATCGCGATTGCATTGA
- a CDS encoding DUF1465 family protein produces MALTPSLNPRIVEALYAEALDLADTVRLRFERLRGEFGQGLPAADGEDLRRVQISCEALRTTTRVMHCLAWLLNHRAHFAGELSEVQLRRHGRLIANFPASEADVVDDLPDDVQHLVHESERLYQRIQRLENAWRAHAISEGSAVRKLRERLARAVGDTSSAA; encoded by the coding sequence ATGGCCCTTACGCCCAGCCTCAACCCGCGCATCGTCGAAGCGCTCTATGCCGAAGCGCTTGATCTGGCCGATACCGTGCGTCTGCGGTTTGAACGGCTGCGCGGTGAATTTGGACAGGGCCTGCCTGCCGCCGATGGCGAAGATTTGCGCCGGGTGCAGATATCGTGCGAGGCGCTACGCACCACAACGCGCGTAATGCATTGCCTGGCGTGGCTGCTGAATCACCGCGCCCACTTTGCAGGCGAACTGTCCGAGGTGCAATTGCGCCGGCACGGACGGCTGATCGCCAATTTTCCCGCCAGCGAAGCCGATGTGGTGGACGATTTACCCGATGACGTGCAGCATCTGGTGCATGAAAGCGAGCGGCTGTATCAGCGCATCCAGCGGCTTGAAAATGCCTGGCGCGCCCATGCGATCAGCGAAGGCAGCGCGGTACGCAAACTGCGTGAACGCCTTGCCCGCGCCGTTGGCGATACGTCGAGCGCGGCCTAG
- the glpK gene encoding glycerol kinase GlpK — protein sequence MTGDLVLVIDAGTTSTRALLFDRTGRCHAVSQREFAQFYPEPGRVEHDAAEIWTATLACMRQAAGQVGAERIASIGVTNQRETVVAWDRIGGEPLARAIVWQDRRTAPLCEKLRSEGAEPLVQAHTGLLLDPYFSGTKMRWLLDDEPAAAQAAREGRLALGTVESWLVWKLTGGSAHVTDASNASRTLLLALDGADWDDDLLALFGVPRAALPQVVDSLGEFGTALPEWLGVGIPVRGLAGDQQAATIGQGCLAAGQVKATYGTGAFVLATMGDAVPRSGHRLLGTVLMQQAGRRSYALEGSVFVAGSLIKWLRDSMGLIASADETAALASSVPDSGGVVLVPALSGLGAPHWRPDATAALSGMTFATTRAHIARAALEAMAHQTHDLMAAFAADRAPWSTLRIDGGMSSNDWMAQDLADLLDLPVERPAMVETTALGAGMLAATASGWFASLDEAATAMRGPLTRFEPQMPQSVRDARIARWKLALGKV from the coding sequence ATGACCGGCGATCTTGTGCTGGTAATCGATGCGGGCACCACATCCACCCGCGCGCTGTTGTTTGACCGAACGGGGCGTTGTCATGCGGTCAGCCAGCGCGAATTTGCGCAATTCTATCCTGAACCGGGGCGGGTAGAGCATGACGCGGCGGAAATCTGGACGGCGACGCTGGCCTGTATGCGCCAAGCGGCGGGGCAGGTGGGGGCGGAGCGTATTGCGTCCATCGGCGTCACCAACCAGCGCGAAACTGTGGTCGCATGGGATCGCATTGGCGGCGAACCGCTTGCCCGCGCTATCGTGTGGCAGGACCGTCGCACCGCGCCCTTGTGTGAAAAACTGCGGTCAGAAGGGGCCGAGCCGCTGGTGCAGGCGCACACTGGTCTGCTGCTCGATCCCTATTTCTCCGGCACCAAGATGCGCTGGCTGCTGGATGACGAACCTGCCGCTGCACAGGCCGCGCGCGAAGGGCGGCTGGCTCTGGGCACCGTGGAATCATGGCTGGTGTGGAAGCTGACCGGCGGTTCGGCCCATGTCACCGACGCCAGCAACGCCAGCCGCACGCTGCTGCTGGCGCTGGACGGCGCGGATTGGGACGATGATCTGCTGGCCCTTTTCGGCGTGCCGCGTGCTGCGCTGCCGCAGGTGGTCGACAGTCTTGGCGAATTTGGAACGGCCCTGCCTGAATGGCTGGGTGTGGGCATTCCGGTGCGCGGCCTTGCCGGGGATCAGCAAGCCGCAACGATCGGGCAGGGGTGTCTTGCCGCCGGACAGGTGAAGGCGACTTATGGTACCGGCGCATTCGTGCTGGCGACCATGGGCGATGCAGTGCCGCGTTCGGGCCATCGCCTGCTGGGCACGGTGCTGATGCAACAGGCCGGACGGCGCAGCTATGCGCTGGAAGGATCGGTCTTTGTTGCGGGCAGCCTTATCAAATGGCTGCGGGATAGTATGGGGCTTATCGCTTCGGCGGATGAAACCGCCGCATTGGCGTCTTCGGTGCCTGACAGCGGTGGCGTGGTGCTGGTGCCCGCGCTGTCCGGCCTTGGCGCGCCGCACTGGCGGCCCGATGCCACGGCGGCGCTATCGGGCATGACCTTTGCCACCACGCGCGCCCACATTGCCCGCGCCGCGCTAGAAGCGATGGCCCACCAAACGCACGACCTGATGGCGGCTTTTGCCGCCGACCGTGCGCCATGGTCCACGCTCAGGATCGATGGCGGGATGAGCAGCAACGACTGGATGGCGCAGGATCTGGCCGACCTGCTGGATTTGCCGGTGGAACGCCCCGCCATGGTGGAAACGACAGCGCTGGGCGCTGGCATGCTGGCCGCCACCGCATCGGGCTGGTTTGCATCGCTGGATGAAGCCGCCACAGCCATGCGCGGCCCGCTTACCCGGTTTGAACCGCAAATGCCGCAAAGCGTCCGGGATGCCCGGATTGCACGGTGGAAGCTGGCTTTGGGTAAGGTCTAG
- a CDS encoding YdcH family protein gives MTEEEMRKRLEAFRLEHRDLDAAIDALTAGGVRDQLQIARLKKRKLLLKDQISMIEDYLIPDIIA, from the coding sequence GTGACCGAAGAGGAAATGCGCAAACGGCTTGAAGCGTTTCGCCTTGAACACCGCGATCTTGACGCAGCGATCGATGCGTTGACCGCGGGCGGCGTGCGCGATCAGTTGCAGATTGCCCGACTGAAAAAGCGCAAGCTGCTGTTGAAAGACCAGATTTCGATGATTGAGGACTATCTAATTCCCGACATTATCGCCTGA
- a CDS encoding glycerol-3-phosphate dehydrogenase, with protein METPYDLAVIGGGVNGAAIARDAAGRGLSVLLLERGDLAQGTSSASTKLIHGGLRYLEHREFALVSEALHEREILWRQAPHIVWPMRFVLPIVPEGRPWWMLRTGLWLYDRIGGRKTLPATARVPLKGRMGLQAQIARGYEYSDCWVDDARLVVLLARDATDRGAEVRTRCPVTRMGREGHLWRIDAGGEVFHAAMTVNAAGPQVGQVMDAAHSPLPGLLRKVRGSHIVVPRLHDDPRALFLQLPDGRICFAIPWQYAFTLIGTTDSEEGADADPPQASEAEIEYLLAAANGYFRRQVTRQDVVWTYAGVRLLADDGSGKPEAATRGYRFELDRGPDHHSAPLLSVLGGKITTHRTLAEAALERLGITDNAGWTASAPLPGGDFTPDGLDEADNLAPLEHEILAQAQHLSRPTAHRLARAYGTEALGFVRADMGRHFGQGFTDAELDHLMGREWAMTADDVLWRRSKLGLWFSAEEKAALKAAMGERDT; from the coding sequence ATGGAAACCCCATACGATCTCGCGGTGATCGGCGGTGGCGTGAATGGCGCTGCCATTGCACGCGATGCGGCCGGGCGCGGCCTTTCCGTTCTGCTGCTGGAACGCGGCGATCTGGCGCAGGGCACGTCGTCTGCCTCGACCAAGCTGATTCATGGCGGCCTGCGCTATCTGGAACATCGTGAATTTGCGTTGGTGTCCGAAGCCCTGCACGAACGCGAAATCCTGTGGCGGCAGGCCCCGCACATTGTCTGGCCAATGCGTTTCGTGCTGCCCATCGTGCCCGAAGGCCGTCCGTGGTGGATGCTGCGCACTGGGCTTTGGCTGTATGACCGCATAGGCGGGCGCAAGACTTTGCCTGCCACCGCGCGGGTGCCGCTGAAGGGACGCATGGGCCTGCAAGCGCAGATTGCGCGGGGGTATGAATATTCCGACTGCTGGGTGGATGATGCCCGGCTTGTGGTGTTGCTGGCGCGCGACGCGACAGATCGCGGGGCCGAAGTGCGCACCCGTTGTCCGGTTACCCGAATGGGGCGCGAAGGGCATTTGTGGCGGATCGATGCGGGGGGCGAGGTGTTCCATGCCGCGATGACGGTGAACGCTGCGGGGCCACAGGTGGGGCAGGTGATGGATGCGGCGCATTCCCCGTTGCCGGGCCTGCTGCGCAAGGTGCGCGGATCGCACATCGTCGTGCCGCGCCTGCACGATGATCCGCGCGCCCTGTTCCTGCAATTGCCTGATGGTCGCATCTGCTTTGCCATCCCCTGGCAATATGCTTTCACCCTGATCGGCACGACGGACAGCGAAGAAGGCGCAGATGCTGATCCACCGCAGGCCAGCGAGGCCGAGATCGAATATCTGCTGGCCGCCGCCAACGGCTATTTCCGGCGGCAGGTGACCCGGCAGGACGTGGTGTGGACGTATGCAGGGGTGCGGCTTCTGGCCGATGACGGTTCAGGCAAACCTGAGGCCGCGACGCGCGGATACAGGTTCGAACTGGACCGGGGGCCGGACCACCATTCCGCGCCGCTGCTGTCGGTGCTGGGCGGTAAGATCACCACGCATCGCACCCTTGCCGAAGCCGCGCTGGAACGGCTTGGCATAACCGACAATGCCGGATGGACCGCCAGCGCGCCGCTTCCCGGCGGGGATTTTACCCCCGATGGGCTGGACGAAGCGGATAATCTTGCCCCGCTGGAGCACGAAATTCTGGCGCAGGCACAGCACCTTTCGCGCCCCACCGCGCACCGGCTTGCCCGCGCCTATGGCACCGAAGCACTGGGATTTGTCCGGGCCGATATGGGCCGCCATTTCGGGCAGGGCTTTACCGATGCCGAACTTGACCACCTGATGGGCCGCGAATGGGCGATGACGGCTGATGATGTGCTGTGGCGGCGCTCAAAGCTTGGCCTGTGGTTCAGCGCCGAAGAAAAAGCCGCTTTGAAGGCGGCAATGGGGGAGCGCGACACATGA